Part of the Fodinicola acaciae genome is shown below.
AACCAGGGAATCTACGCGCTGTTGGGCGCGATCAGCCCACAGCAAACCGACCACAGGCAGGAGGACGATGGTGATCGCGATACGAGCGAGGAGCTTTCCTACATTCCACGCGCGTCCCGTCGACCGTGGGACGGAGCCGGCTCGACGTGACCGGAGTAGTCGAGGGGCGGACCACCTGGGGCGAGGCCGCGTCGAGCCGGCACCTGCGTATCGGAACACCACGACGCCGGACGGCTTCGCGGTGCCGGCACGGCGATGACGGCGTTCCGACGCCGTCCAACGATAGTCGGACGGGCCTGACATCGCGCTGACAGCACGGATTCCTGGAGAGGTGAGGACTTTGACGGATCGACAGGACCTGAGCGGCCGCAGCGCACTGGTGACCGAAGGCGGACGTGGGGCCAGGTGGAGTGATCGCCGCGGCGTTGGCCCGGGCCGGTGCCGCGGTCATGGCTGGCGACATCGACGAGGACGTAGCGAAGGCGACAGCCGCGGCGATCGCCAACGCAGGCGGCAAAGCCGGCTATGCCGTACTGGACGTGACCGACAAGCAGGGTTGGCACGTGGCGGTCGCCGCCACGATCGCCGAGACGGGCGGCTTCGACATTCTGGTCAACAACGCCGGCGTCGAGGTCACTGGTTTGCTGGTGGACTTGGACCCCGCGGACCTACAAGCGATGTTCGACGTCAACGTGCTCGGCGAGGCTAGGCCTCAAGCATGCATTTCGTGCGATGCGGCCGGGTGGTCTGGTGGGTAACGGCGGCGTGGTGATCAATGTCGCCTCGGTGTCGGCGACTGTGGATTTTCCCGGCGTCGCCGCCTGCTCGGCAGCCAAAGCCGCGGTCGATCGGCTCACCCGGTCCGCCGCGCTGGAGTCGGGAAAGCTCGGCTACGGCGTACGAGTGAACTGCGTCCACCCCGGATTCATCCCGACCACGGCATACCGGCGGTCCTCCGAGGATGCGATGGGGACCGGAGATTTCGCGAGCGTCTACGATGCCACGGGTAACGCCGCGGACAACGCGCCGACCGACAGCTTCGACGACACGTCCCAGATCGGCACGACCGTGGTCTACCTGGCTTCGGACGCGGCTCGCCTGGTGACCGGTGCGGTGCTGCCGGTCGACGGTGGCTTGCAGACCTGAGCTGGGGTTGGCGGCGGCCAGGTGACCGGCCCCCGCGAACCTCCGTCATCCGATGGCGTCGTCCGGTCCTACCGGATAGCCGGCGATGTCGAGCAGCGACTTGAACAGAGTGTCGCCGAGAAACGCGGCGTTGCGTGGGTCGGTGAGCGTGGTCGGTACGGTCCTGATGTCGCAGCCGGGCGCGAGCGGGACGCCGTCGAACCGGTCCTTGAGCCAGACGGCCGCACCAGGCAGGCCGGCGATCGCCGCGAGGACGTGTTCGTTGCTGGCGCTGTCGCGCCGGTAGACGATCTGGTCACCTGCGGCGCATCGGCCGGCGACCAGGTCGTCGACCGGTGCGATCGGCAGGACCTCGTCACCGACGGTGTGGAACAGGTAGGTCGGCGCGTCAGTCCTGATGTCGGACGGCATCGTGTTCAACGCGAGGTATTTCTGCGGGATCGGTTGGTGCAGCGGATCCGGCACGGTGAAATAGGTGTCGATGTTGGCGTACGGGTTTTGTATGACGTTGTTCTGCAGGCACTGGTTTTTGGTCTTGTCGAAAGCCGACTTGCCGGCGGCGGTGGTGTGTTGGTCGACGTACTGGTCCAGCTCCGGATAGGCCTGACGGAGGCCTTCGATGCCGGTGACCGCGATGCCGGCCCACACCGTCCTGTTGATCTTGTTGTAGACGGCCTGGATGTCCGGTGGCACGCCTCCTGCCGCGACGCCGACGATGTTGAGCTCGGGTGCGTAGCCGGACGACAGGGTCGAGGTCCATTCGGCGGCGTGTGCGCCGCCGGAATAGCCAAGCACGCCGACCTTCGTACGCGGACCGTTCAACCCCATGGCGCCAAAACTCTCGGTCGCGCGGATCGCGTCGAGAGTGGCCTGTCCCGACATCCGGCCGGCGAGATACTCACCGGTGGGGCCGAGATGGTCGGGGACGGTGACGGCCCATCCCTGCCGCAGTCCGGCGGCGATCATGACGAGCTCGATCTGCACCGGCACGCCGCTCCAGTTGAGGTTCTGCTGCAGTTGGTATGACGGAGCGCAGGAGGCCGGGATGCTGTCCTCGAACGAGTCGTACGCCAACAGGGGACGGCTCGGATCCGGGCCGGCCTGATAGGGAAGCATCGCCGTGGTGATC
Proteins encoded:
- a CDS encoding SDR family NAD(P)-dependent oxidoreductase, which translates into the protein MGPGGVIAAALARAGAAVMAGDIDEDVAKATAAAIANAGGKAGYAVLDVTDKQGWHVAVAATIAETGGFDILVNNAGVEVTGLLVDLDPADLQAMFDVNVLGEARPQACISCDAAGWSGG
- a CDS encoding SDR family oxidoreductase; protein product: MGNGGVVINVASVSATVDFPGVAACSAAKAAVDRLTRSAALESGKLGYGVRVNCVHPGFIPTTAYRRSSEDAMGTGDFASVYDATGNAADNAPTDSFDDTSQIGTTVVYLASDAARLVTGAVLPVDGGLQT
- a CDS encoding lipase family protein; the encoded protein is MTRPQLEPPRPPQRQRFGTIAAGLTLMLGGLFAATPTTAAPVTSPDDIAALAPGTVLDARPVTIAAGSLIPVKITAWQLRYRTNDATGNPVVAITTAMLPYQAGPDPSRPLLAYDSFEDSIPASCAPSYQLQQNLNWSGVPVQIELVMIAAGLRQGWAVTVPDHLGPTGEYLAGRMSGQATLDAIRATESFGAMGLNGPRTKVGVLGYSGGAHAAEWTSTLSSGYAPELNIVGVAAGGVPPDIQAVYNKINRTVWAGIAVTGIEGLRQAYPELDQYVDQHTTAAGKSAFDKTKNQCLQNNVIQNPYANIDTYFTVPDPLHQPIPQKYLALNTMPSDIRTDAPTYLFHTVGDEVLPIAPVDDLVAGRCAAGDQIVYRRDSASNEHVLAAIAGLPGAAVWLKDRFDGVPLAPGCDIRTVPTTLTDPRNAAFLGDTLFKSLLDIAGYPVGPDDAIG